Genomic DNA from Garra rufa chromosome 18, GarRuf1.0, whole genome shotgun sequence:
GCTCAGCATCCGGTGCGTGACACGTGTACGTGGAATAGTTTATTGTTATTTCAAAATAACAAACAAGGCTTATAGGGTTTATTAGGATGAATCAAAACCATCCAGGTGACTCACTGtgattttgtttttgattttgtaTTTCCAAACAGTCTTTGAAGTGGCACTAAAAATAATTTCACATTTGTTTTCAGAAACATGCACAATAATCTCAGAATAACAAGGATCCTCAAGAGTCTGGGAGAGCTCGGTTTTGAGCATTTCCAAGCCCCTCTAGTGCGCTTCTTCCTGGAGGAGACCCTCGTCAGAAAGACCCTCAGCAGCGTCAAACGCAGCGTGCTCGACTACTTCCTGTTTGCCGTGCGGGACAAACGCGAGCGCAGGAAGCTGGTCCGCTTCGCCTTTCAGCACTTTGAGCCCAAAGACAAGTTTGTGTGGTGCCCCAGGAAAATCCAAAAACGCTTCAAGAAGAAGTCGGAGAAGCGGCAGAACTCTTCCGTCGGCAGCGGAGAGAGCGCGGCGCACGACGAGGGTCATTCGCGACACAAAGCGAAGGACGGAGAAGCCGCGAGCGAGCCAAAACACAGCAAGCCGGTCTCTGATCTCATAGATGCAAAGAAGCAGGTGGACGGCGACTCGGTAATGACGGTCGACTCCGAAAAACACTCTGAGGGCTCGTCCGAAGATCACGAGCCGAATCGAGACGCCGCTTCTGTAGAGTTACCTCTCAATAACGGCACCGCTGTTAACAACGGAGAGATCGTCGGCGATGAACCGACCGCTGTCGAAACCCAACACCTCATCCGCAATGATGAACAAGCCCTTGAGGTCTCCGATGCCAATTGGGAACGCGCAGCCGGCTCTAGCGCGGGATCGGCGGACGGCGACGACTGTCGGGATGAGATGGACGGTCTGCTCTGTCCCGCTGACTCCCAGGAGGAGCTGGAAGGAAGCGCCTCAGGTACGAGTAAGGAGAGGACAGTGACTGACAGCCCTAAACACAGTTCACCAACACACTCTGAGACCTTTCCCAACCCTGATTTGACGACGATGAGCGTCCGATCGGAGAGCCACGAGAAGAACGGAGTCAACTCAAACCAGTCCGACGGATCGGAGAAGGAAGAGCCGATGGACGTCGTGGACATGAGTTCGTACCTCACCCATGAATGACTCCTGAACATGTAAAAGCACTGAAAATGGACACTTTATGAACTTACTCGAAGATATGAACTGAGTTTTTTAAAGAAGGTTCATTTAAACATGTTTTGTGTGTATCGGTTCAGTTAACGGGAATGTTATTGTCACTTGAAGTGACGGGGCCAAACCTTGTTACGGCTGTTTTTTTTCTAGtttgaatgtttatttgttcatgcTTTCATATGATacgttttcccttttttttttgttaaactgaAACTGTGAAAGAAGAATGTACATTCAACTAATAAGAAACAACTCTTGATCAAAATATTTCCACAGGATACTGTTTTTCAGCAGATATGTTGTATCCCTAAACGCTTTCGTGTTTTTAATGAGATCCCTTAAATTGAATGAAGAAGCTTGTCTTTTACTAAGCTAATGGAAAAGGTAAAAAATGTTCATTTGATATCTATGCTCATATAAACTATGAAAGCATTAATAACAAAGTAATCCTATGATCAGAGGTTTTTGAATGTGCGGCACACGCAGTCACTCCagatttataattaaacatttccTCACATTAACCCTTCATGAAGTATTCTAGAATAAACACAACTTTTTCAGCTATGAATTAATGTTTATATattgttttcctgttgttttaatataataacaataatcaaaGTGTACTTTCATTTTGCTCACTTGCTGCAGTTCAGTAATAATAAAGGCAGAGGAACTTAAGGCAGTAAAGTATGTTTTGTCaatttgtgtttaaagcagaATGAGAACTAATCCTGTTTTAAATCTGTCAGCCCTCCTGAGATCAAGCCGTTTAGGAGGAAAAGGAGACACGAAGGTAATTGGAAGAAGTGTTCTGTAGCTCATGCAGAAAATGTGAACGGCATGGCAGTGAATGTGAATGATCACTGGACCGTTTTCCCAATGCTCACCAATGTCTGtcattgaaatattattttgcaGGTCTACAAACAAGAACTTATTTCATTGCCTGCCAACATTTTtatgcataaaataataataataataatatttttctcttttttttttttggagtggcATATTTTCAAACTTAGAAGAATGAAGAAACTGCCAGTACTGTTAAGTACCTTcgattataaaacggttagttccattcctcaattctgattggtcagcagctgtgtggtattcatgatacggcactgacCGCTttactcaacggttttgtgtatcattgaacctccttagcaaccacccttagcaacgtaaacaaagctttagcagttagggactactttttacagcggaaggcagttaatgattttactttatgaaaaagtacaacctaatatatatatatatatatatatatatatatattaatatatatttttgatattaatatttttattgtgtggtaaccgttttataaaagcaataaggtacttgaggccgtgctgtatcgtgaataaatcacggctgaaggggttgcaggcactccgcttcgcgtcgtgcctaacaacgcccttcagccgtgatttattcacgatacagcacggcctctcgtaccttattgcttaaatataccATGCTATACTATCCTACGAACATGGTTAAAGAATATATTTAGTGCTATATATGGTATAATACAAGGCGGGACATATAGGGGGCTGGAAGGCCGTGGGCTTAAGTCACTGTTTCGGTCCTACTTCCTAAACTAAAGCATAAACAACATTTTCTTTTGTGCCCCTGATCTGATCTGAATGTCTGTATTGAATATTGAGCATCTGCTGATAACAAGTCCTGTTCAGATACTTACTTGGCGCACACTTCAAGCACCTTAAAGTTATAAAGTTACTAAAATCAATCAAATTAATAAAGGGATGTGCGGAGAAATTTTCAATTCtcttaaatgcaaaaaataaattatcTAATTATACTCACCCTCTTAAAATCTGGTAGTTGTTTATCGCCCCCCAGGACCACAAGGTAACTTCTTGGATGAATTAGATATATGCCACTCTCAACCTTTCCTGAGGATGGTACTCTCCTAGTTTTCCTTGGAGACTTAAACATCCACCTGTAGATGAACCTCAAGCTGCAGACTTCCACACTCTGCTTGCCTCTTTTGATCTCAAGAGAGTGATAACTACAGCTACTCACTAATCAGGCAATTAATTGGATCTTATTAATACAAGACACATGTGCTGCACTCCACTGCACACCTCGGATCACTTCCTCCTCACTCTTAACCTCCACATGTAGTCTTTTGACATAACCTACGCTCACTCTCACGGCTATCTGCTATGATTTCATCTTTCAAACAGTACTTATCGCTTGATGCTAACAGTGCTACTGACACTCTCTCTTTCCAAATTGTTGTACTTGTCCACTTGATCCTATTCCATCTCATCTCCTTCAAGCCATTTCTTCCTCAGTTGTACCTGCACTCACTCCCATCATGAACGCATCTCTTCTTCACACAGGTGTCTTTCGCTCAGCATGTAGACAGGAGCGGAGGTGTGGATGGCAGTCATGCAGTGTCACTGACATTAAATCATTCTCCGTTTCTCAGAATGCACACTCATTCAGATTCATTCATCCAGTTGATTCGAAAGCACAATGTTTCATTCAGGAATTAAAAATTGTGTTATTTAGAGACATGCAGCAGTTTTGCCATGGCTTTGTTTCCTGTTtctttacatttgtgaccctggacctcaaaaccagtcttaaggagcatgggtatatttgtcaAAACTatcgattttccttttatgccaaaaaacattaggattttacgtaaaaatcatgttccatgaagatatttagtaaattccctactgtaaatatatcaaagcatatttttttggattagtaatatgcatcgctaagaacttcatttggacaacgttaaatgtgattttctcaatatttcgatttttgacccttgtgactgatattgtggtccagggtcacatttgtgatcaTGGCACTGTTGCTTGTAACAGACTAATTCCAACATAATCCTACCTATTAAAATACAAGATATGTAATGAGTTCCTGTTTTTCATTGCATTACTGCCCCAGTACAGTGTGACAGGTAATTTAGGATTATGACACACATTTACACAGTTGAATATCTGAACTGAACCTATTGTACTATCAAGTAAACTCATCTTAATTCAGTGAGATCAGAGCGATTTTGGATGAGTTCTGTGATTTATCAAACTGAGTTTCTTCACTTAAGTAGAAATGACAGTTTTTGCCAGCATGCAAAATTTATGAACAAGAAATCCCTTGTGATTGGTACTATCCCAGTTATCGCTCATTGAGTAAAGAAACATTCACCATAGTCAGCAGTAACGCACAGCTTAACCAACTCTCCCCTTAACCAACTCTTTTAAATTACTAACGTAACAACATCAAACATTATTAGGCTTTCCCATAAAATAACACCTTGTTTTAGCATTTTATCTGTATTCTTTTTTCTTAGCGCAAAGCCGTAAACtccttttattaaataaaacactttcAGCATGACTGTCCAAATTAGTCCACCTTAGAGATGACAGCTCTGTTTTGGTAGCATatggtaggttttgatgctgggatgctggttttagctggtttatgctggtcatgtgctgatcaagcatcccagcatcaatgtccctcaaattttcaaataggctttgaataataataataataataaaaacagtaagATATTTGTATTTTTAGGGTGAAAACAATTGGTACAATGTAAGTTACAATGTTAactttgtttgttgttgttttttcaagaGGCATCCTGGGATCAATTGCATATGTCCAGTCCAGTCTTCTACGAAAAATAAGAATcagtatacactgtaaaaaaactgcAGGTCCCATGTTCTTGTCTTTCGATATTGCACATATTGGTGTTTATCAACTTATTGCCAGTGTTACACTGAAATAAAGTGTCTTCTCCCATTGAACCATAATTGGTTCATTTTACTTGGTTTGTGCGAAACTGTTGTCTTGAGTGTGTGCATCGGTGTGTGTTGGTGTGAGTGTCGCTGATGTCCGCCCCCTCCGCCGCTCTCCCTCCGCGCTGCCCCTTTATCTGCAATCATACTGAGAGTCGTCCAGCACAGGGCACAGGACTGAGGGGAGCACAGGAGCCATGGCCATGGTGTTCTCAGCGCTGCATCTACTCTTTCTGTTCCAGCTGTTAACATCGTCTCTTGCTCAGGTAAGACAGACGCACTTTTTCTTCTGCTCTACAGTAACATCTCGACGGAGAACCGCATCACATCAGTTCACATCAGTCGCTAGATAACGAGTTTGTTAAGTCCATTAAAGGATATTAATGGTATTCATGCAGTTTTCGTTTCTAAATGCTTTGTTGcgttgtactggctgtaatgtgCGTATTGTAAAAGTTAAACTGTGCAGCTGTTTCTGTTGACCCCTAACATGACTTTTGTTGGTGCAcatcagatatatatatatatatatatatatatatatatatatatatatatatatatatatatatattttttttttacaagaataaATCTGTTCATATTGAtgttacacatttaaaaaaaaagttaccttACACAACTTTTTTTCCCACAGTGTAATGTGATCCTTGCACAATGGCATCTTTGTGAGATGTTTGCAGTGTTTGCTCGTTTCACTTCAGTTGTGTTCTTCATGTTGGTCTTCTCATGTCTGGATATGTCAAATATTCATGCAAATCACATTGTGACTAGTTCATTTTCATATATGAACAGATTTAATTCAAGCTGCTTTTGGACTTCACTCAGAAACTTAGATTTCAATCTGAAAGCGCACTCCTAAAGGAGATTTCTTTTATTAACTGATTATACCAGTCTTGATGTTGTGTTGTTTTCGTTTATAGCAAAGGCCGGGTCCTCGGGGTGCACCTGGAACACCAGGGCCGCCGGGACCCCCAGGGAAAGATGGCATTGATGTGAGTTCCAGATTAATGTGTTCATATTCTATATATACACACGTTTACATACTCCGTTATTCAATAATCTGTTTGTGTTTGttacacattttacaagaaaacaaaaagataaataataagataaataattaaataactctCTTATGGAAAATCTaaaacgttcatgtaaatgagcTGCATTGTATTGCAAGTGTAAACAGTGGCATTTTGACTGGTTTAGCCAGGCTGTTAATGGCAAAGGAAAAACTCTCAGGAATTTACGCGTGTAAACGACGAAAGCAGCGAATGTTTCCTTAGTAAACGAAAATCTGCTTAGCAGCGGAGGTGCAGTGACAGAGGGTCCATTCATTCGGCCTCAAATCAAACACAAGCGTCTACAGTTTCCCCAACCCCCTCCTG
This window encodes:
- the ogfr gene encoding opioid growth factor receptor, which produces MDDDLVCEYDSTWDTESDGDELENTGRSKKTRPAFWSNSSSRNLRAAKDMQNYRHGYPNINEEECPEERMTNLKFYLNEIKSSPDDVSIETFHTEWKTDYKRLERVHSYIQWLFPLREPGVNYMAAELTKKEIQAFRENDEAKSRLLDSYELMLGFYGIQLLNRETGEVKRAENWRERFANLERNMHNNLRITRILKSLGELGFEHFQAPLVRFFLEETLVRKTLSSVKRSVLDYFLFAVRDKRERRKLVRFAFQHFEPKDKFVWCPRKIQKRFKKKSEKRQNSSVGSGESAAHDEGHSRHKAKDGEAASEPKHSKPVSDLIDAKKQVDGDSVMTVDSEKHSEGSSEDHEPNRDAASVELPLNNGTAVNNGEIVGDEPTAVETQHLIRNDEQALEVSDANWERAAGSSAGSADGDDCRDEMDGLLCPADSQEELEGSASGTSKERTVTDSPKHSSPTHSETFPNPDLTTMSVRSESHEKNGVNSNQSDGSEKEEPMDVVDMSSYLTHE